A single region of the Hylaeus volcanicus isolate JK05 chromosome 5, UHH_iyHylVolc1.0_haploid, whole genome shotgun sequence genome encodes:
- the LOC128876669 gene encoding uncharacterized protein LOC128876669 isoform X1: protein MATRAVSVGATPGAAGVSGEAGLAGVPRLLEDLARLSEDKDTADIIFLLGRDEVPVYAHRIILQARCKNFTAAKRIGTPGNPTPVRMPHAHPETFRQFIQYIYTGKIMMQDSGIFEMLGLAQELGVEELWRSCEEHVSATLSPGNACALLTAALDAQERVPGGKGACSSFIERCFAFIGENAVDTVKTTAFCNLPKDALVKLISSDYLGLEEEDVWRAVLNWAKYQAGVTQPTQHWTEEERVRVCQHLSGVINHVRLLLIDSQVFAEEVEPTGAVPIELSLERYEFFNPDRSSGSKFIRYRYAALPNKYAEICSDKRLQPRVSPFLFPGSQILSRDKMGFQRLLNQWYGSPKQSWRLVYRASSHGYSAPSFHRHCDGICPTYVIALGTRGEICGGFSDAPWGKTNAKTHYIFSEKAFLFTLTNNQDVPPTKYDIVKKPFAICYHPDIGPIFGAGADLLISSNCNVNMESYSNLPHSYDGEHASNTVLMGDYHFSVVDYEVFTPSHSVSKSTH, encoded by the exons ATGGCAACCAGAGCTGTCTCTGTGGGGGCAACACCAGGGGCGGCAGGGGTGTCCGGCGAGGCTGGTCTAGCCGGTGTACCCAGACTTCTGGAGGACCTCGCCCGACTCTCGGAAGACAAAGACACAGCAGATATTATCTTTTTGCTAGGCCGGGATGAGGTGCCAGTGTACGCTCACAGAATCATACTCCAAGCGAG GTGCAAGAACTTTACGGCTGCCAAGAGAATCGGTACACCTGGAAATCCAACCCCTGTCCGTATGCCTCACGCTCATCCGGAAACGTTTCGTCAATTTATCCAATATATTTACACCGGCAAG ATCATGATGCAGGACAGCGGAATTTTCGAGATGCTAGGACTCGCTCAGGAACTCGGAGTTGAGGAACTTTGGAGAAGTTGCGAGGAACACGTGTCCGCCACTCTCAGTCCTGGAAACGCGTGTGCTCTTTTGACTGCAGCTCTGGATGCCCAAGAGCGAGTTCCTG GTGGTAAAGGAGCTTGCTCATCCTTTATTGAAAGATGTTTTGCTTTCATTGGAGAAAATGCTGTTGACACGGTTAAAACAACAGCATTTTGCAATCTTCCAAAGGATGCACTTGTGAAGCTTATATCATCAGACTACTTGGGGTTGGAGGAAGAAGACGTTTGGAGAGCAGTTCTAAATTGGGCTAAATACCAg GCAGGGGTGACGCAGCCTACTCAACACTGGACAGAGGAGGAGCGCGTGAGGGTTTGCCAACATTTATCAGGAGTGATAAATCATGTTCGCCTGCTGCTGATCGACAGCCAGGTCTTTGCAGAGGAAGTAGAACCAACCGGAGCAGTGCCTATAGAGTTATCCTTGGAGAGGTACGAATTTTTCAATCCCGATCGATCAAGTGGCTCGAAATTCATAAG GTATAGATATGCAGCTTTACCCAACAAATACGCAGAAATTTGTTCGGATAAGCGGTTACAGCCAAGAGTAAGTCCGTTTCTCTTTCCTGGGTCACAAATTTTATCTCGCGATAAGATGGGTTTTCAACGTCTCCTGAATCAATGGTACGGATCACCAAAGCAAAGTTGGCGTTTAGTGTATCG AGCCTCTAGTCATGGTTACTCTGCACCGTCATTTCATCGACATTGTGACGGAATTTGCCCAACATATGTAATAGCACTG GGAACTCGAGGAGAAATTTGTGGTGGTTTCAGTGATGCACCATGGGGCAAGACAAATGCTAAAACTCACTACATCTTTTCAGAAAAAGCTTTCCTCTTTACTTTAACAAACAATCAAGATGTACCTCCAACGAAATATGACATTGTGAAGAAACCATTTGCAATTTGCTATCATCCAGA TATCGGACCAATTTTTGGAGCTGGAGCTGATTTACTTATTTCTAGTAATTGCAATGTGAATATGGAAAGTTACAGCAATCTTCCTCACAGCTACGATGGCGAACATGCTTCCAATACTGTACTCATGGGAGACTACCACTTTTCTGTAGTTGATTACGAAGTTTTTACACCGAGCCATTCAGTTTCCAAATCGActcattaa
- the LOC128876669 gene encoding serine-enriched protein isoform X2, which translates to MATRAVSVGATPGAAGVSGEAGLAGVPRLLEDLARLSEDKDTADIIFLLGRDEVPVYAHRIILQARCKNFTAAKRIGTPGNPTPVRMPHAHPETFRQFIQYIYTGKIMMQDSGIFEMLGLAQELGVEELWRSCEEHVSATLSPGNACALLTAALDAQERVPGGKGACSSFIERCFAFIGENAVDTVKTTAFCNLPKDALVKLISSDYLGLEEEDVWRAVLNWAKYQAGVTQPTQHWTEEERVRVCQHLSGVINHVRLLLIDSQVFAEEVEPTGAVPIELSLERYRYAALPNKYAEICSDKRLQPRVSPFLFPGSQILSRDKMGFQRLLNQWYGSPKQSWRLVYRASSHGYSAPSFHRHCDGICPTYVIALGTRGEICGGFSDAPWGKTNAKTHYIFSEKAFLFTLTNNQDVPPTKYDIVKKPFAICYHPDIGPIFGAGADLLISSNCNVNMESYSNLPHSYDGEHASNTVLMGDYHFSVVDYEVFTPSHSVSKSTH; encoded by the exons ATGGCAACCAGAGCTGTCTCTGTGGGGGCAACACCAGGGGCGGCAGGGGTGTCCGGCGAGGCTGGTCTAGCCGGTGTACCCAGACTTCTGGAGGACCTCGCCCGACTCTCGGAAGACAAAGACACAGCAGATATTATCTTTTTGCTAGGCCGGGATGAGGTGCCAGTGTACGCTCACAGAATCATACTCCAAGCGAG GTGCAAGAACTTTACGGCTGCCAAGAGAATCGGTACACCTGGAAATCCAACCCCTGTCCGTATGCCTCACGCTCATCCGGAAACGTTTCGTCAATTTATCCAATATATTTACACCGGCAAG ATCATGATGCAGGACAGCGGAATTTTCGAGATGCTAGGACTCGCTCAGGAACTCGGAGTTGAGGAACTTTGGAGAAGTTGCGAGGAACACGTGTCCGCCACTCTCAGTCCTGGAAACGCGTGTGCTCTTTTGACTGCAGCTCTGGATGCCCAAGAGCGAGTTCCTG GTGGTAAAGGAGCTTGCTCATCCTTTATTGAAAGATGTTTTGCTTTCATTGGAGAAAATGCTGTTGACACGGTTAAAACAACAGCATTTTGCAATCTTCCAAAGGATGCACTTGTGAAGCTTATATCATCAGACTACTTGGGGTTGGAGGAAGAAGACGTTTGGAGAGCAGTTCTAAATTGGGCTAAATACCAg GCAGGGGTGACGCAGCCTACTCAACACTGGACAGAGGAGGAGCGCGTGAGGGTTTGCCAACATTTATCAGGAGTGATAAATCATGTTCGCCTGCTGCTGATCGACAGCCAGGTCTTTGCAGAGGAAGTAGAACCAACCGGAGCAGTGCCTATAGAGTTATCCTTGGAGAG GTATAGATATGCAGCTTTACCCAACAAATACGCAGAAATTTGTTCGGATAAGCGGTTACAGCCAAGAGTAAGTCCGTTTCTCTTTCCTGGGTCACAAATTTTATCTCGCGATAAGATGGGTTTTCAACGTCTCCTGAATCAATGGTACGGATCACCAAAGCAAAGTTGGCGTTTAGTGTATCG AGCCTCTAGTCATGGTTACTCTGCACCGTCATTTCATCGACATTGTGACGGAATTTGCCCAACATATGTAATAGCACTG GGAACTCGAGGAGAAATTTGTGGTGGTTTCAGTGATGCACCATGGGGCAAGACAAATGCTAAAACTCACTACATCTTTTCAGAAAAAGCTTTCCTCTTTACTTTAACAAACAATCAAGATGTACCTCCAACGAAATATGACATTGTGAAGAAACCATTTGCAATTTGCTATCATCCAGA TATCGGACCAATTTTTGGAGCTGGAGCTGATTTACTTATTTCTAGTAATTGCAATGTGAATATGGAAAGTTACAGCAATCTTCCTCACAGCTACGATGGCGAACATGCTTCCAATACTGTACTCATGGGAGACTACCACTTTTCTGTAGTTGATTACGAAGTTTTTACACCGAGCCATTCAGTTTCCAAATCGActcattaa
- the LOC128876672 gene encoding probable small nuclear ribonucleoprotein E: protein MSYKGPQKVQKVMVQPINLIFRYLQNRSRVQVWLFENINLRIEGHIVGFDEYMNLVLDDAEEYHMKTKNRKPLGRIMLKGDNITLIQNTNPGVN, encoded by the coding sequence ATGTCGTACAAAGGACCGCAAAAAGTTCAAAAGGTGATGGTACAACCCATCAACCTTATATTTCGATACTTGCAAAACCGTTCGCGTGTGCAAGTTTGGTTATTTGAGAACATAAACCTTCGAATCGAGGGACACATTGTTGGTTTCGACGAATATATGAACTTGGTGCTCGACGATGCGGAGGAATATCATATGAAGACGAAAAACAGAAAACCTCTTGGAAGGATCATGCTAAAAGGCGACAACATaacattaatacaaaatacgaATCCAGGGGTGAATTAA